The genomic stretch CTGATGTGAAGTGTATTTGTATACCcactggtcgacaatgggttaatcgtgtTCTGCCCATGATCAGAAATCATATTCAAAGATTAAAATTTAAAGTTTAAAATCACTAGCTAGCTAAAACCCTCTGCCCTAACTGCATAATTGATGGATCGATTTTCTACATGACCAGAAATTTTTAGAAACTccttttgatttgattttttaggaaataaggtttaaaaaaaattataaaaacagaaataagAAACGGGTGATCTTTAACGACTAACGAATTTCTTTGATTTCTGGTAATTCAATTTTGTGCTCCaaatatagaaaaattaaacaaacgGTAATTATATCAAGGGAAAACTTAACCCACTAAAAAATATCCATTTACACAGGTTAACAACTTGAGTTAAGACGCTAAATCTTTGCTGTACCTAATTCTAGCGTTCCATTACgccaatttaaataaatttaaacttTCATGCATGAAAAATATAGTTCAATACCAAGGTCGACTAAATAATATCTATTTCGGAATTTTCCGTGGTTTTCCAGCAACGTTGACGTTGTCGAcacatttttattgtttatgaACAGATGAACAGTTATTTCTTTTGCAAATATTAACTGAAAATGTGTGAGACTTCACCCATATGGGTCCACCCACCGGTCGCCTGGCTACCATTACACAGAGCAGTAACTGCCACTCCATCATCGCTGGAGTCTCTGCCCACCCAACTGGAGAAGACACAGACCTAGTATATTGCAGAGAGGCGAAGACTCGATTTCAATTGATAGGTGATTTTTTGATCGATCAGACATAGAACAGACTCCAGAGCACCTTTAACCGATCCGTACTACGTGGGCAGTAGTAACTCCAGAGCCTCCGAGAGCTGCCCCTGAACAACAGAATCATCTTAAAAAAGGAGACAATAAATGTGCTTAAACTATATTCTAATCAATTTCGTTCAGGAATTCAAGTAGGCTGCGATATAATGTTCTCCGGCATAGATCAAGAACAGTTCCAGATTCCGATGTGTTTGTGAAGCAGTCTCGCTCTCGAGCGGCAAAAGATGATTTCTGTGTCTTAAATATTCTTTAGAATCATATCTTAAAAATattctctttcttttgtttgttgttttacaTGCCTGtatgtttattttaaacatacatacatattcttAAAGAATGGGTAGGTACATACTGTACGATCTTACTGACCGGGGACCATTACAACATTCTTTCGACTGTACATTTATTATCAGTTATTGCTTTAGATATTTTACCTAACTTCTAAAATCAATATCaacataaaaagaaaagattcTTACTTTTTACTTATTGCGCCATGGCTAATATCGCTAAATCTCACTGCAGATTTTTGCCCGTCCAGCAGATGCGATTGTTTTGATCGGATCAGAGTATGGACTGTCCTCTCGCTTACAAGAACTCTTCGCACCAATCGTTGAGGCAATTGTAGCAGTCGGAGGCTTGCTTCGAACTGGCGTGGCACACTTCCTTCATCCAGTCCTTGAACAGCTCCTCATCCTTCTTCAAAATCAAGTACTGGCCGAGCACGGTGTATGCCTGGGGGTATATTAAGTGGTGTTTTAAtgatatgtaaatatttgtttattttgagcCCCATGGCGTCATCAATATACGCACCTTGTCAAATCCAGCTGCGGTCAAGCGTCCCCCCAGCGTCTCTCCAATTCCAGCCAGCTCTGTGACAGACTTGTTGCCCATTGGCTCTGCCACAAAGTTCTTATATTTCTGCGATGTGCCcgacattttaatttatttattatgttttttAAAGCTGGAAGTTCACAATTGTAatgaattgttttttttttttggaaattgtTATCGGACTTATCGGACATACGTCATCGTGGCCGCTGTCACGGATGAACGAGGATTCTTGCTTCTTCTTTATTTTCGGTTGATTTTCTTCAGAGATTCGCAAGGAACAATTTTAAGATTCCGACGCGCAGTGCGCTTTTTACGtattcattaattaattaattattataaatataccgtaaatatactgacgaattcaagttatattttacatatggGCGCCAAAAATGCTTAACATTTGTGTCAGTGTTGCCACTGACTTATAAGACCATACAATTCTTGACTCATAATCTGGTatatttttggaatattttatcGCTAAAATGGAATCAAGCCACGAATGAACAGGCATATTTTCCGCCGTAATTTTAAGTTTTACTGTCGTGGTTGCAGGAGGACATACGGCGTTAAGAGTTATTGGCTCTAGTTAATAGgctatgtatctatgtatggaATTTATAGAATaaaacagcatcagcatctgAATCTAATGCTGATTCTGAATCAGATATGGCTAAGCTACTCAAAAAATGGCATTGAATCATTTCTTccacagtttttttttaactatttcGTATGCATTTTGTTACAAGCATCTCGTCAATTTTATAATatccatttaatttttaacatCAACTACTCTCCCAGCTGTTAACTAACAGCTTACATCTATGGTATCCACACCAATTTGCAATGAAATCAAGACTAACAAAGAGAAGagatattaaaaattaacacTAGTTATTCCGATCGAACGATATCGCGATAGCTATATAATTCCACCTTAGCTCCTTCcatatttcatttagtttgttcAGCGGTATACTCTTGTTTTTAAAAAGTGTACTTTTACTGACAGTACCGATAGACTCGATGCCAGCTGTTAGTTAACACTGTTAACTTAACAGTGAAAAAGGCCTGAAAAAAACGACATTGAATAAAACATTCATTTTAAAAGGGGACTTTCCACAatttgtgtttctg from Drosophila pseudoobscura strain MV-25-SWS-2005 chromosome 4, UCI_Dpse_MV25, whole genome shotgun sequence encodes the following:
- the baf gene encoding barrier-to-autointegration factor: MSGTSQKYKNFVAEPMGNKSVTELAGIGETLGGRLTAAGFDKAYTVLGQYLILKKDEELFKDWMKEVCHASSKQASDCYNCLNDWCEEFL